One part of the Calypte anna isolate BGI_N300 chromosome 14, bCalAnn1_v1.p, whole genome shotgun sequence genome encodes these proteins:
- the GLYR1 gene encoding putative oxidoreductase GLYR1 isoform X4, with translation MAAVSLRLGDLVWGKLGRYPPWPGKIVNPPKDLKKPRGKKCFFVKFFGTEDHAWIKVEQLKPYHPHKEEMIKINKGKRFQQAVDAVEEFLRKNKGKDQDLTIPESSTVKRVMAGTVAGFKWPPSVSEPVKDSDPHFHHFLLSQTEKPAVCYQAITKKLKVCEEETGSTSIQAADSTAVNGSITPTDKKIGFLGLGLMGSGIVSNLLKMGHTVTVWNRTAEKCDLFIQEGARLGRTPAEVVSTCDITFACVSDPKAAKDLVLGPSGVLQGIRPGKCYVDMSTVDAETVTELAQVIVSRGGRFLEAPVSGNQQLSNDGMLVILAAGDRGLYEDCSSCFQAMGKTSFFLGEVGNAAKMMLIVNMVQGSFMATIAEGLTLAQVTGQSQQTLLDILNQGQLASIFLDQKCQNILQGNFKPDFYLKYIQKDLRLAIALGDSVNHPTPMAAAANEVYKRAKALDQSDNDMSAVYRAYIH, from the exons ATGGCGGCCGTGAGTCTGAGGCTCGGAGATCTGGTGTG GGGGAAGCTGGGCCGGTATCCCCCATGGCCAGGAAAG ATTGTTAATCCACCTAAAGATCTGAAGAAACCTCGTGGGAAGAAGTGCTTCTTTGTGAAGTTTTTTGGAACAGAAGATCA tgcTTGGATCAAAGTGGAACAGCTGAAGCCCTATCACCCTCACAAAGAGGAAATGATCAAAATTAACAAGGGTAAGCGCTTCCAGCAAGCCGTGGATGCTGTGGAAGAGTTtcttagaaaaaacaaaggcaagGACCAG GACCTTACAATTCCAGAGTCCAGTACAGTGAAGAGGGTGATGGCTGGAACAGTGGCTGGATTTAAATGGCCCCCGAGCGTCAGTGAG CCTGTGAAGGACAGTGATCCACACTTTCATCACTTCCTACTGAGCCAGACAGAGAAG CCAGCTGTCTGCTATCAAGCCATCACAAAGAAGCTGAAGGTTTGTGAAGAG GAAACAGGATCCACCTCCATCCAGGCAGCAGACAGCACAGCAGTCAATGGCAGTATCACTCCTACAGACAAAAA GATAGGATTTCTGGGACTTGGCCTGATGGGAAGTGGCATTGTCTCCAACTTACTGAAGATGGGTCACACTGTCACAGTCTGGAACCGGACTGCTGAGAAG TGTGATTTGTTCATCCAGGAGGGGGCACGGCTGGGAAGAACCCCCGCTGAAGTTGTCTCCACCTGTGACATCACCTTTGCCTGTGTATCAGATCCAAAAGCAGCAAAGGAT CTGGTGCTGGGTCCGAGTGGAGTGTTGCAGGGCATTCGCCCCGGGAAGTGCTACGTGGATATGTCCACTGTGGATGCAGAGACAGTCACAGAGCTGGCCCAG GTGATAGTGTCCCGGGGTGGTCGCTTTTTGGAAGCACCAGTCTCGGGAAACCAGCAGTTATCTAATGATGGGATGCTTGTGATCCTGGCAGCTGGTGACAGGGGTTTATATGAGGACTGCAGTAGCTGTTTCCAAGCAATGGGGAAGACCTCTTTTTTCCTAG GTGAAGTAGGCAATGCTGCCAAGATGATGCTGATTGTGAACATGGTCCAAGGCAGCTTCATGGCAACAATAGCAGAAGGACTGACTTTGGCTCAAGTGACTGGCCAGTCCCAGCAGACCCTTCTGGATATCCTCAATCAGGGACAACTTGCCAGCATCTTCCTGGACCAGAAGTGCCAAA ATATCTTGCAAGGAAACTTTAAACCAGATTTCTACTTAAAATACATACAGAAGGATCTTAGATTAGCTATTGCACTGGGCGATTCTGTCAACCACCCAACTCccatggcagctgctgccaatGAG gTCTATAAACGAGCAAAAGCGTTGGACCAGTCAGACAACGACATGTCTGCAGTGTACAGGGCCTACATCCACTAG
- the GLYR1 gene encoding putative oxidoreductase GLYR1 isoform X1, producing the protein MAAVSLRLGDLVWGKLGRYPPWPGKIVNPPKDLKKPRGKKCFFVKFFGTEDHAWIKVEQLKPYHPHKEEMIKINKGKRFQQAVDAVEEFLRKNKGKDQASSHNSSEEKNRRNSSEERGKQSAGEEKRKTSLSEGKLKKGTGEGKKRVSSVSSERGSKSPLKRAQDQSPRKRGRPPKDEKDLTIPESSTVKRVMAGTVAGFKWPPSVSEPVKDSDPHFHHFLLSQTEKPAVCYQAITKKLKVCEEETGSTSIQAADSTAVNGSITPTDKKIGFLGLGLMGSGIVSNLLKMGHTVTVWNRTAEKCDLFIQEGARLGRTPAEVVSTCDITFACVSDPKAAKDLVLGPSGVLQGIRPGKCYVDMSTVDAETVTELAQVIVSRGGRFLEAPVSGNQQLSNDGMLVILAAGDRGLYEDCSSCFQAMGKTSFFLGEVGNAAKMMLIVNMVQGSFMATIAEGLTLAQVTGQSQQTLLDILNQGQLASIFLDQKCQNILQGNFKPDFYLKYIQKDLRLAIALGDSVNHPTPMAAAANEVYKRAKALDQSDNDMSAVYRAYIH; encoded by the exons ATGGCGGCCGTGAGTCTGAGGCTCGGAGATCTGGTGTG GGGGAAGCTGGGCCGGTATCCCCCATGGCCAGGAAAG ATTGTTAATCCACCTAAAGATCTGAAGAAACCTCGTGGGAAGAAGTGCTTCTTTGTGAAGTTTTTTGGAACAGAAGATCA tgcTTGGATCAAAGTGGAACAGCTGAAGCCCTATCACCCTCACAAAGAGGAAATGATCAAAATTAACAAGGGTAAGCGCTTCCAGCAAGCCGTGGATGCTGTGGAAGAGTTtcttagaaaaaacaaaggcaagGACCAG GCCTCTTCCCATAACTCCAGTGAAGAGAAGAATCGCCGTAATTCCAGTGAAGAGAGAGGCAAGCAATCTGCTGGTGAAGAGAAACGCAAAACCAGTTTGTCTGAAGGGAAGTTGAAGAAGGGCACTGGGGAAGGCAAAAAGAGGGTCTCTTCTGTATCGTCAGAGAGAGGATCAAAATCACCTTTGAAAAGAGCCCAGGATCAGAGCCCCCGAAAGCGGGGGCGTCCGCCAAAGGATGAGAAG GACCTTACAATTCCAGAGTCCAGTACAGTGAAGAGGGTGATGGCTGGAACAGTGGCTGGATTTAAATGGCCCCCGAGCGTCAGTGAG CCTGTGAAGGACAGTGATCCACACTTTCATCACTTCCTACTGAGCCAGACAGAGAAG CCAGCTGTCTGCTATCAAGCCATCACAAAGAAGCTGAAGGTTTGTGAAGAG GAAACAGGATCCACCTCCATCCAGGCAGCAGACAGCACAGCAGTCAATGGCAGTATCACTCCTACAGACAAAAA GATAGGATTTCTGGGACTTGGCCTGATGGGAAGTGGCATTGTCTCCAACTTACTGAAGATGGGTCACACTGTCACAGTCTGGAACCGGACTGCTGAGAAG TGTGATTTGTTCATCCAGGAGGGGGCACGGCTGGGAAGAACCCCCGCTGAAGTTGTCTCCACCTGTGACATCACCTTTGCCTGTGTATCAGATCCAAAAGCAGCAAAGGAT CTGGTGCTGGGTCCGAGTGGAGTGTTGCAGGGCATTCGCCCCGGGAAGTGCTACGTGGATATGTCCACTGTGGATGCAGAGACAGTCACAGAGCTGGCCCAG GTGATAGTGTCCCGGGGTGGTCGCTTTTTGGAAGCACCAGTCTCGGGAAACCAGCAGTTATCTAATGATGGGATGCTTGTGATCCTGGCAGCTGGTGACAGGGGTTTATATGAGGACTGCAGTAGCTGTTTCCAAGCAATGGGGAAGACCTCTTTTTTCCTAG GTGAAGTAGGCAATGCTGCCAAGATGATGCTGATTGTGAACATGGTCCAAGGCAGCTTCATGGCAACAATAGCAGAAGGACTGACTTTGGCTCAAGTGACTGGCCAGTCCCAGCAGACCCTTCTGGATATCCTCAATCAGGGACAACTTGCCAGCATCTTCCTGGACCAGAAGTGCCAAA ATATCTTGCAAGGAAACTTTAAACCAGATTTCTACTTAAAATACATACAGAAGGATCTTAGATTAGCTATTGCACTGGGCGATTCTGTCAACCACCCAACTCccatggcagctgctgccaatGAG gTCTATAAACGAGCAAAAGCGTTGGACCAGTCAGACAACGACATGTCTGCAGTGTACAGGGCCTACATCCACTAG
- the GLYR1 gene encoding putative oxidoreductase GLYR1 isoform X2 has translation MAAVSLRLGDLVWGKLGRYPPWPGKIVNPPKDLKKPRGKKCFFVKFFGTEDHAWIKVEQLKPYHPHKEEMIKINKGKRFQQAVDAVEEFLRKNKGKDQASSHNSSEEKNRRNSSEERGKQSAGEEKRKTSLSEGKLKKGTGEGKKRVSSVSSERGSKSPLKRAQDQSPRKRGRPPKDEKDLTIPESSTVKRVMAGTVAGFKWPPSVSEPVKDSDPHFHHFLLSQTEKPAVCYQAITKKLKVCEEETGSTSIQAADSTAVNGSITPTDKKIGFLGLGLMGSGIVSNLLKMGHTVTVWNRTAEKCDLFIQEGARLGRTPAEVVSTCDITFACVSDPKAAKDVLGPSGVLQGIRPGKCYVDMSTVDAETVTELAQVIVSRGGRFLEAPVSGNQQLSNDGMLVILAAGDRGLYEDCSSCFQAMGKTSFFLGEVGNAAKMMLIVNMVQGSFMATIAEGLTLAQVTGQSQQTLLDILNQGQLASIFLDQKCQNILQGNFKPDFYLKYIQKDLRLAIALGDSVNHPTPMAAAANEVYKRAKALDQSDNDMSAVYRAYIH, from the exons ATGGCGGCCGTGAGTCTGAGGCTCGGAGATCTGGTGTG GGGGAAGCTGGGCCGGTATCCCCCATGGCCAGGAAAG ATTGTTAATCCACCTAAAGATCTGAAGAAACCTCGTGGGAAGAAGTGCTTCTTTGTGAAGTTTTTTGGAACAGAAGATCA tgcTTGGATCAAAGTGGAACAGCTGAAGCCCTATCACCCTCACAAAGAGGAAATGATCAAAATTAACAAGGGTAAGCGCTTCCAGCAAGCCGTGGATGCTGTGGAAGAGTTtcttagaaaaaacaaaggcaagGACCAG GCCTCTTCCCATAACTCCAGTGAAGAGAAGAATCGCCGTAATTCCAGTGAAGAGAGAGGCAAGCAATCTGCTGGTGAAGAGAAACGCAAAACCAGTTTGTCTGAAGGGAAGTTGAAGAAGGGCACTGGGGAAGGCAAAAAGAGGGTCTCTTCTGTATCGTCAGAGAGAGGATCAAAATCACCTTTGAAAAGAGCCCAGGATCAGAGCCCCCGAAAGCGGGGGCGTCCGCCAAAGGATGAGAAG GACCTTACAATTCCAGAGTCCAGTACAGTGAAGAGGGTGATGGCTGGAACAGTGGCTGGATTTAAATGGCCCCCGAGCGTCAGTGAG CCTGTGAAGGACAGTGATCCACACTTTCATCACTTCCTACTGAGCCAGACAGAGAAG CCAGCTGTCTGCTATCAAGCCATCACAAAGAAGCTGAAGGTTTGTGAAGAG GAAACAGGATCCACCTCCATCCAGGCAGCAGACAGCACAGCAGTCAATGGCAGTATCACTCCTACAGACAAAAA GATAGGATTTCTGGGACTTGGCCTGATGGGAAGTGGCATTGTCTCCAACTTACTGAAGATGGGTCACACTGTCACAGTCTGGAACCGGACTGCTGAGAAG TGTGATTTGTTCATCCAGGAGGGGGCACGGCTGGGAAGAACCCCCGCTGAAGTTGTCTCCACCTGTGACATCACCTTTGCCTGTGTATCAGATCCAAAAGCAGCAAAGGAT GTGCTGGGTCCGAGTGGAGTGTTGCAGGGCATTCGCCCCGGGAAGTGCTACGTGGATATGTCCACTGTGGATGCAGAGACAGTCACAGAGCTGGCCCAG GTGATAGTGTCCCGGGGTGGTCGCTTTTTGGAAGCACCAGTCTCGGGAAACCAGCAGTTATCTAATGATGGGATGCTTGTGATCCTGGCAGCTGGTGACAGGGGTTTATATGAGGACTGCAGTAGCTGTTTCCAAGCAATGGGGAAGACCTCTTTTTTCCTAG GTGAAGTAGGCAATGCTGCCAAGATGATGCTGATTGTGAACATGGTCCAAGGCAGCTTCATGGCAACAATAGCAGAAGGACTGACTTTGGCTCAAGTGACTGGCCAGTCCCAGCAGACCCTTCTGGATATCCTCAATCAGGGACAACTTGCCAGCATCTTCCTGGACCAGAAGTGCCAAA ATATCTTGCAAGGAAACTTTAAACCAGATTTCTACTTAAAATACATACAGAAGGATCTTAGATTAGCTATTGCACTGGGCGATTCTGTCAACCACCCAACTCccatggcagctgctgccaatGAG gTCTATAAACGAGCAAAAGCGTTGGACCAGTCAGACAACGACATGTCTGCAGTGTACAGGGCCTACATCCACTAG
- the GLYR1 gene encoding putative oxidoreductase GLYR1 isoform X3, producing the protein MIKINKGKRFQQAVDAVEEFLRKNKGKDQASSHNSSEEKNRRNSSEERGKQSAGEEKRKTSLSEGKLKKGTGEGKKRVSSVSSERGSKSPLKRAQDQSPRKRGRPPKDEKDLTIPESSTVKRVMAGTVAGFKWPPSVSEPVKDSDPHFHHFLLSQTEKPAVCYQAITKKLKVCEEETGSTSIQAADSTAVNGSITPTDKKIGFLGLGLMGSGIVSNLLKMGHTVTVWNRTAEKCDLFIQEGARLGRTPAEVVSTCDITFACVSDPKAAKDLVLGPSGVLQGIRPGKCYVDMSTVDAETVTELAQVIVSRGGRFLEAPVSGNQQLSNDGMLVILAAGDRGLYEDCSSCFQAMGKTSFFLGEVGNAAKMMLIVNMVQGSFMATIAEGLTLAQVTGQSQQTLLDILNQGQLASIFLDQKCQNILQGNFKPDFYLKYIQKDLRLAIALGDSVNHPTPMAAAANEVYKRAKALDQSDNDMSAVYRAYIH; encoded by the exons ATGATCAAAATTAACAAGGGTAAGCGCTTCCAGCAAGCCGTGGATGCTGTGGAAGAGTTtcttagaaaaaacaaaggcaagGACCAG GCCTCTTCCCATAACTCCAGTGAAGAGAAGAATCGCCGTAATTCCAGTGAAGAGAGAGGCAAGCAATCTGCTGGTGAAGAGAAACGCAAAACCAGTTTGTCTGAAGGGAAGTTGAAGAAGGGCACTGGGGAAGGCAAAAAGAGGGTCTCTTCTGTATCGTCAGAGAGAGGATCAAAATCACCTTTGAAAAGAGCCCAGGATCAGAGCCCCCGAAAGCGGGGGCGTCCGCCAAAGGATGAGAAG GACCTTACAATTCCAGAGTCCAGTACAGTGAAGAGGGTGATGGCTGGAACAGTGGCTGGATTTAAATGGCCCCCGAGCGTCAGTGAG CCTGTGAAGGACAGTGATCCACACTTTCATCACTTCCTACTGAGCCAGACAGAGAAG CCAGCTGTCTGCTATCAAGCCATCACAAAGAAGCTGAAGGTTTGTGAAGAG GAAACAGGATCCACCTCCATCCAGGCAGCAGACAGCACAGCAGTCAATGGCAGTATCACTCCTACAGACAAAAA GATAGGATTTCTGGGACTTGGCCTGATGGGAAGTGGCATTGTCTCCAACTTACTGAAGATGGGTCACACTGTCACAGTCTGGAACCGGACTGCTGAGAAG TGTGATTTGTTCATCCAGGAGGGGGCACGGCTGGGAAGAACCCCCGCTGAAGTTGTCTCCACCTGTGACATCACCTTTGCCTGTGTATCAGATCCAAAAGCAGCAAAGGAT CTGGTGCTGGGTCCGAGTGGAGTGTTGCAGGGCATTCGCCCCGGGAAGTGCTACGTGGATATGTCCACTGTGGATGCAGAGACAGTCACAGAGCTGGCCCAG GTGATAGTGTCCCGGGGTGGTCGCTTTTTGGAAGCACCAGTCTCGGGAAACCAGCAGTTATCTAATGATGGGATGCTTGTGATCCTGGCAGCTGGTGACAGGGGTTTATATGAGGACTGCAGTAGCTGTTTCCAAGCAATGGGGAAGACCTCTTTTTTCCTAG GTGAAGTAGGCAATGCTGCCAAGATGATGCTGATTGTGAACATGGTCCAAGGCAGCTTCATGGCAACAATAGCAGAAGGACTGACTTTGGCTCAAGTGACTGGCCAGTCCCAGCAGACCCTTCTGGATATCCTCAATCAGGGACAACTTGCCAGCATCTTCCTGGACCAGAAGTGCCAAA ATATCTTGCAAGGAAACTTTAAACCAGATTTCTACTTAAAATACATACAGAAGGATCTTAGATTAGCTATTGCACTGGGCGATTCTGTCAACCACCCAACTCccatggcagctgctgccaatGAG gTCTATAAACGAGCAAAAGCGTTGGACCAGTCAGACAACGACATGTCTGCAGTGTACAGGGCCTACATCCACTAG